In Allomuricauda ruestringensis DSM 13258, the following proteins share a genomic window:
- a CDS encoding TonB-dependent receptor gives MKLITLATALLFTFSAFSQSNLKGKVTDEQNQPLMGATVFIPALQIGATTDLDGNFELTSIEEGTWEVTFRMLGYRTRVEKLTFPQNGTVPFTAVLTEDLSSLDEVVISASRNSEYLSEIPASVTVVGEVKLQEFSNSTSNISEILEFTVPGLAVSTGTFSNWGQTLRGRSLLVMVDGIPQSTPLRNGQLGIKSISPNDISRVEVIKGATSIFGNGGNGGFINYITKKPNATEKIEGSTNVWGTSNLAATDDALGFGVYQSLKGKFDRFNYYISASYEKTGTKYDADGTVILPTYGLDNTTIYSTLAKLEYQISDNQNITLGGNLYKSAQDTPFIPVPAEFEVFNEEGDYSLRAGYGVEGSVEGQEATGSTLVNGQLKYNLTEIFSGTTDFTTDLYYQNTENIFFYSDKFENGGQSVINAEKYGLRPNFNTSLAVNSITDISLTYGLDLLRDKTNQGLLDGRLWVPNIKMFSWAPYLQSTAKFNGTWVMKAGLRFDDMNLDIEDYNTLPYSPLGDGNFNPSVAVEGGKIGFDNLAFNVGLRYIKHQEFIPYVSYSQGFSIADLGSVLRSATADNINDIQLEPAVTKNYEFGFLSKFQNLKFEAVGYYSTSNLGTGVVFDENINSFVPSKQPQDIYGGEVSLDYFSIDNKWQLGTSYTYVEGVTHNTGNENNLVYLGGDVIAAPKWTAYVNWAPSEKVGTSLRLTHLGDRDRFDPYLDANDNYTYRHTQFPVEGYTLLNWSATYRLQSNISVSLAINNLLNEYYLPARSQWAAPLRTFTGAGEGINTKLSLLYSF, from the coding sequence ATGAAACTCATAACTCTTGCTACGGCACTACTATTCACCTTTAGCGCATTTTCCCAATCCAATCTAAAGGGGAAAGTTACGGATGAACAAAATCAGCCCCTAATGGGAGCCACAGTCTTTATTCCGGCTTTGCAAATAGGGGCCACGACAGATCTTGATGGCAACTTTGAACTCACCTCCATAGAGGAAGGCACCTGGGAGGTCACCTTCAGGATGTTGGGCTATCGGACACGCGTAGAGAAACTGACCTTTCCACAAAATGGAACCGTCCCGTTCACGGCGGTATTGACCGAAGACCTGAGCAGTCTGGACGAGGTCGTGATATCGGCCAGTAGGAACTCGGAATACCTTTCCGAGATCCCGGCCTCTGTGACCGTGGTGGGAGAGGTCAAACTACAGGAATTCTCCAACTCCACCTCGAACATCAGTGAAATATTGGAGTTTACGGTACCCGGTCTGGCAGTGTCCACAGGAACCTTTTCCAATTGGGGGCAGACCCTGCGGGGACGTTCTCTCTTGGTAATGGTCGATGGGATTCCCCAGTCCACTCCACTACGAAATGGGCAGTTGGGCATAAAATCGATAAGCCCCAATGATATCAGCCGGGTCGAGGTGATCAAAGGAGCCACCTCCATTTTTGGCAATGGGGGCAATGGGGGCTTCATCAACTATATCACCAAAAAACCGAACGCCACCGAAAAAATAGAGGGCTCCACCAATGTTTGGGGCACCTCCAACTTGGCGGCCACCGATGACGCCCTTGGTTTTGGGGTGTACCAATCCCTCAAGGGCAAATTTGATAGGTTCAATTACTACATCAGCGCTAGCTACGAAAAGACCGGCACCAAATATGATGCGGACGGAACCGTGATCTTGCCCACCTATGGTCTGGACAACACAACCATCTACAGTACCCTGGCCAAGTTGGAATACCAGATTTCCGATAACCAAAACATCACTTTGGGCGGTAACCTGTACAAATCCGCCCAGGATACCCCTTTCATACCGGTTCCGGCCGAGTTCGAGGTCTTTAATGAAGAAGGGGATTATTCCCTCAGAGCTGGATATGGGGTCGAGGGTTCTGTAGAGGGACAGGAAGCCACGGGATCCACCTTGGTGAACGGGCAGCTGAAATATAACTTGACCGAAATTTTTTCTGGGACCACCGATTTCACAACAGATCTATATTACCAGAACACGGAAAACATCTTCTTTTATTCCGATAAATTTGAAAATGGCGGTCAATCTGTCATCAATGCCGAGAAATATGGGCTGAGACCCAATTTCAATACAAGCCTCGCTGTCAATTCTATAACGGACATCTCCCTGACCTATGGCCTGGACCTGCTCCGTGACAAGACCAATCAAGGCCTTTTGGACGGCAGGTTATGGGTGCCGAACATCAAAATGTTCAGTTGGGCACCATACCTTCAGTCCACTGCAAAGTTCAATGGGACATGGGTGATGAAGGCCGGTCTTCGTTTCGATGACATGAACTTGGACATTGAGGACTACAATACGCTCCCCTATTCTCCCTTGGGGGATGGCAATTTCAATCCATCGGTGGCCGTAGAGGGTGGTAAGATAGGCTTTGACAACTTGGCCTTCAATGTTGGGCTCCGTTACATCAAACACCAAGAGTTCATTCCCTACGTGAGCTATTCCCAAGGATTCTCCATTGCCGATTTGGGTTCGGTGCTACGGTCCGCGACCGCGGACAATATCAATGACATCCAACTGGAACCAGCGGTGACCAAAAATTATGAGTTCGGCTTCCTGTCCAAGTTTCAAAACTTAAAATTTGAAGCTGTGGGATACTACAGCACCTCCAATTTGGGCACGGGCGTTGTATTCGATGAGAACATCAACTCCTTTGTCCCTTCAAAACAGCCCCAGGATATCTATGGTGGGGAAGTTTCCCTGGATTATTTTTCCATTGACAACAAATGGCAACTGGGCACCTCCTATACCTATGTGGAAGGAGTGACCCACAATACGGGCAATGAAAACAATCTGGTCTATTTGGGAGGTGATGTCATTGCTGCCCCAAAATGGACGGCCTATGTCAATTGGGCTCCATCGGAAAAAGTGGGCACCTCCCTTCGGTTGACCCATTTGGGGGACAGGGACAGGTTTGATCCCTATCTTGATGCCAATGACAATTATACCTATAGGCACACCCAATTTCCCGTGGAAGGCTATACCTTGCTCAATTGGTCCGCGACCTATCGTTTGCAGTCCAATATATCCGTCTCTTTGGCCATCAATAACCTATTGAACGAATATTACCTGCCCGCCAGGTCACAATGGGCAGCGCCCTTGCGCACCTTTACGGGAGCCGGGGAAGGTATCAATACAAAGTTGAGCCTTTTGTACAGTTTCTAA
- a CDS encoding PepSY-associated TM helix domain-containing protein translates to MGTSVPFSNNLGTLPTTMNKTIRKIHLWLGLTCGLIVSFSGLSGSLYVWQPEISALINPDLLQVEDIGDLDERAIMETTASLLATHGDSINSIFLPYREQQTISVQFNNGKTCYYHPETHVYLGGKSVSILFFENLLVLHRTLGIPTYGKYIVRTSAILFFLFLLTSGIYIWTTSYRNNLKEGFTIKWKGKRKKVNFDLHKVFGAYFMVPLLIMALSGSYFTYNYYYKSALSLFDDNRDSTEINVQQSFRRGDSLRLEDHLLSGNEAYALRAIHFPKDTADPYRFRYIKERFITSGLRKTKEVELDAKGRVTVVSDFRTDPNSNRMATQFYPIHIGEMAGTIGRILVFVSGLVPLLLFITGLNIYRNKKRRKTRKKDRM, encoded by the coding sequence ATGGGAACATCGGTACCGTTTTCAAATAATTTAGGTACCCTACCGACTACCATGAACAAAACGATACGGAAAATACACCTTTGGTTGGGCCTCACCTGTGGGCTCATCGTTTCATTTTCCGGTCTCAGCGGCTCCCTTTATGTCTGGCAGCCCGAAATATCGGCACTTATCAATCCCGATCTGCTCCAAGTTGAGGATATCGGGGACCTGGACGAAAGGGCCATCATGGAAACCACAGCAAGTTTGTTGGCCACCCATGGGGATAGTATCAACAGTATCTTCCTCCCCTATCGTGAGCAACAGACCATATCTGTTCAATTCAATAATGGAAAAACCTGTTATTACCACCCTGAGACCCATGTCTATCTGGGCGGGAAATCGGTTTCCATCCTCTTTTTTGAAAACCTGTTGGTCCTTCACAGGACCTTGGGCATTCCAACATATGGCAAATATATCGTTAGGACGAGTGCCATCCTGTTCTTCCTGTTCCTGTTGACCTCGGGCATCTATATTTGGACAACATCCTATCGAAACAACTTGAAGGAGGGTTTTACCATAAAATGGAAGGGAAAAAGAAAGAAAGTCAATTTCGACCTTCACAAGGTCTTTGGGGCCTATTTTATGGTACCCTTGCTCATCATGGCTCTCAGTGGTTCCTACTTTACCTATAACTACTACTACAAATCGGCACTTAGCCTATTTGATGACAATCGCGACAGTACGGAAATAAACGTACAACAATCATTTAGGCGCGGGGATTCTTTGCGGCTTGAAGATCATCTGTTAAGCGGAAATGAGGCCTACGCCCTTCGGGCCATCCACTTTCCCAAGGACACAGCGGATCCTTATAGGTTTCGGTACATCAAGGAACGGTTCATAACATCCGGGCTTCGAAAGACCAAAGAAGTGGAACTCGATGCCAAGGGCCGAGTTACAGTGGTGAGTGATTTTAGGACGGACCCCAACAGCAACCGAATGGCAACACAGTTCTACCCTATCCATATAGGAGAAATGGCCGGTACCATCGGCAGGATCTTGGTCTTTGTTTCTGGCTTGGTCCCATTACTGTTGTTCATAACCGGGCTCAACATATACCGGAACAAAAAAAGAAGGAAGACTCGAAAAAAGGACAGGATGTAG